The nucleotide sequence GAAATATATTCGAGTGAGCCGGAGGATCAATTGCAAGCACAACGGCCTATCATGAAAACGCAACCAGGTCTTTTCAATTATCACGGCTTGGCATAGTGAACCATGCCTCAACAAATCTCGACACTGCTCGTCGAAGATGATCTTGGCCAAGCTGAGCTGATTCAGCATTGGTTGGCAAACGAATTCCCTGGATCGACGGTGCACCATGTCGAAACGTTGGCCAATGCCCTGCAATGCTCAGCACATCAAAATTTTGACGTGCTTCTGCTCGACCTGGACTTGTCGGATAGTCAGGAGCACAACACAATTCGCTCCGTTTATCGCTTGGCGGCTCAAGTTCCCATAGTGGCACTGGTCGGCCAAGACAACGAAATGTTGGCGATCGAGGCGCTAGAAGAAGGTGTGCATTATTATCTAATCAAGAATCACTTAACGGCAGATAAATTAGCGCGCGTCATTCGGCACGCCATCAAGCGCCAGCGAAAGGACGTTGCCAATCAATACGACTCGACCGAAATTCAAGCGAATCAGCAATTGCGCGAAGAAAATGAGCAGTTGGCCCGCGCGAACCAAAACGCGCGACAGTTCGTGGACAATGTGTCGCACGATTTCCGCACGCCGTTGACGGTGATTAAAGAATTCGTCGCCATTATGCGCGACGGATTGGTCGGGCAGGTCAACGCGCAACAGCAAGAATATCTCGATACCATTTCCGGCCGTGTCGACGATTTGACCACGATGATCGACGACCTGCTCGACGCATCAAAGCTTGAGGGGAGCATGCTTTCGTCCTGGCGACGAGAGGCGGCGTTTAGCGAAATGGTTGCCCAGGCGGCGCGAATGTTGCAGCGCAAAGCGGCGCTGAAAAACATCCGCTTGGAAATCGAAATTCCATCGGATCTGCCCAATGTTTTTTGCGATGGCGAAAAAATTTGCCGCGTGTTAACCAATTTAACCGGCAACTCCATTAAGTTCTCGCCGGAAGGCAAAACGGTGCGAATTGGCGCACGGCACCTGGCGGATCAAGCGGAAGTCCTGGTGCAAATTGCCGATGAAGGCCCGGGAATCAGCCTCGAAAATCAAGCCCGCATCTTCCAGCGATTCCAGCAATGCGAGGAAACTTCGCTCGAAAATAATCAGGGCTGTGGATTGGGCCTGTCGATTGCGCATGAGTTGGTGCGAATGAATTTCGGTAATCTAACGGTGGCAAGCGAACTGGGTCGGGGCAGCACATTTTCATTCACGCTTCCCGTGGCCGACGTGCAGCAAATAATGAATCGACTGTTGCGGCAACTTCGGCAATCCAAGGGGGGAACCTCGTGGCTCTCCACGTTTGCTGTCCGCTTGAAGTCGCACGCAAAAGTCGACGCCTCAACGATCGTCGACGAATTCTTGCAGCATACACTGCGCAGCAGCGACTTAGTATTGAGCACCACCAAATGCGCATGGCTGGTGTTGGCTGGTTGCCCTGGGAACGACCTGGACGCGCTCATCCATCGCTTGCAAGCAAATTGGCAGCAACAAAGTCGTGCATGCCCTGGGAGACAACTTCCAGAATTGTATTTTGAAAAAGGGCCCATCTATGAAGTAGCCGAGCAAGATATAGACCTTGTGCCGCGGCTCATGGAGCAGTACCGGCGATTGCAGCAATCGCGTTTTGCCGCAACCAAATTGCTGTTGGTGGATGATGATCGTGATATTGTGCGCGGCCTAAGTGTTCGTTTGCGGGCGACCGGATACGAAGTGACCACCGCCCACGACGGCGCCAGTGGCTACGAAGCCGCCTTAAAAACACGGCCAGACGCCATGATTCTCGACATGCGCATGCCCGGCATGAATGGCTTGGCGGTCCTGTCGCAACTTCGCCAACGGCCGGAAACGCGCGATATTCCGGTAATTGTGCTCTCGGCCAGTTTGCGCGATCAGCAACTGGCACTGGAAATGGGAGCGCGGTACTTCCTGGACAAACCCTGCGATCCTCAAACCCTGTTGACCGCGCTGCACAGCGTTGCAGCGCCGCCGGTAGCGTGAAAATTGCCTGGCCGGAGTATGCCCATGAAAGACCCCACTTCCCAAAAGCTCATTTGTATTGTGGACGACGATCGTCAGTTGGTGCATGCCTTATCGCTCCGCTGCCGGCAAATCGGCTTGCGCGTTGGCCAGGCATACGATTCCGTGACGGCGCTTTTGCAAATTCATACTCACCTGCCTGATTTTATTTGCCTGGATGTGAATCTTCCCGGCGGCAGTGGGCTGAGTTTATGCGAAATGCTCTGCAGCGATGATCGCACGGCGCGGATTCCAAAAATTGTTTTGACCGGTCGCAGCGATCACGATACCATCCGTCGCTGCCACATGATGTGCGCTTATTACGTCGAGAAATCAACGGACGTGTGGGACCGAATGGGACCACTGTTGCATGAATTGCTGGGCGAGGAACCGCCAGGAAAGCTTTGATCTGGTTCAATTCAACGATGGATCAGGAGGTTGGTGCTTAAGCTTGATGCCCGCAATGCGAGTGGTCGCAGAAAGTACGCGGCACACTTCTTCCCACAGATCGTCCTGGGGCCAAAACGCATGTTTCTTTTTTGCAGGCGTGTGGAACCAGGCCTCCTCTTGCATTTCGGCCTCTAATTGGCCAGCCTGCCAACCGGCATAGCCGGCGTAGAAGCGCGCGACTTCCGTTGGCTGGAGCACCAACTGCTCCAACTTATCTTTATCCGCGGCAAAATACAAATGGGGCAGCACTTCGCTTTCGGCACAAAACTCTGAGGTATGAATGGCCATCAGTGGGCCAGCACATGGTCCGCCGTGATGAATTACCGCCGTGGTTTCGCAGGGGGTTTCGCTCACCTTGCTCCACACTTCTTTCAGCAAAGTGTCGCTGGGTCGGTTCAACACCACACCCAGCGCCCCTTCTTCGTTGTGCCGCACTAAAAGCACGACCGAGCGAAAGAAATTGGGATCACCCAGCTTGGGCGAGGCCACCAATAAGTGCCCTTGAAGAGACGACATATATTCCGTCGCTGTTGGCCGACATTGCTCGGCCCGTAATTTTCATTGCCCTCGCGCTTGACCAGCAATCACTACCTAGCCGGCACGCGGACGATTGTCTAAAGCCTCAACTTACCATGATCGTAATGCAGTTGCACGAGGGAGTCAAAACTGAGATATTCCGGAGGCCGCCGGGAACCCGTTCGGTTGCGAAGGCGATTCTTATGATCAAGACGCGACTTGTTTTTGCTGCATTGTTGCTGATTGTTCTCCGCCCGGCCTGGGCACAAAAAGGAATTGCACCCAATGGTGCAGCGCAGTCCACCGCGGCGCCACCCAAGCATTTGACGGTCGCCCAGGGGTTGGTGGCCCACCTGGATCTGGCCAATACCAGTTATAAACACGGCGAGCCGGAAGCGTCTTTCGTCGTTCCATACCAGTCGCATGCCGATTGCAGCGGATTTATCGACTTACTATTGCAGTATTCGTACGGCTACACCAAGGACCAATTCAAACCGTGGTTTGGGTCCGCTCGGCCATCGGCGAAACGCTATCATGATGCCATCGCCGATCAAAAAGGTTTTGTGTCCATTGCGCACGTGCAGGATATGTTGGCAGGCGATCTTCTCGGCGTGAAATATTTAAACCGAACAGACAACACCGGCCATGTCATGTTGGCGGCCGAACGTCCGATCAATATTCAACCCAAAGCGCCTTTGGTCGCTGGCACTCAGCAGTGGACGGTGACGGTGATCGACAGCTCTGAATCGGGGCATGGTCCCACCGATACCCGGCACGGTAAAGGTCCTGGCGGCAAAGATCACGATGGCGTCGGCTCAGGTGTGCTGCGCTTGTACACTGACGCCCAGGGACAAATTGTTGGGTTTTCTTGGAGCACGCTGACTTCGTCGGAGTTTAAAAAGCCCACGGACGAAAATTTGATGATTGGCCGTTTACAGCCGGGCTTTCAACCGAACTGAAGCCCCCGTAGGTCACGCACCGGTGCGTGGCAACGGATTAATGGCCAACTGCTTTAACAAAACGCCGAAACCCAATCAGTGCACAAGCGCCCAGCAACATCAATTCCGCCGACACCGGCTCCGGCACCGGCTCGGCTGACCCGCCGCCGGATTGCAGCAAATTCAAAAACGCCTGCAGATCGAGATTATTGAACTTGCCGTCGCCGTTGATGTCGCCGATCAGCGGCACATTCGCGGCCAACACGCCGTACTGCGATTCGTAGCCGCTTAAATCGGTCAGCGCTTTTTCCTCCGCCAAAATATCGGCCGCATCGACATGGTTGTCGCGATTGAAATCGCCCGCGTAATACGTGGCCAGGACCGATAGCGCGCCGGTGGTATATAACTGCGACGTGTTCCACGCGATGTGACCGTCCAATGCTAATTGAATGGACGAGAACGAACCGGTAACTCCCGCCCCGTTCCAATCCAAAATGTCGAACACATCGCCGGGCTTTGGCAAAAAATGGTTAAAGAGCGAAACATCCAGCGTGCCGGCCAAGGTCGGCTTGATACTGCCCGTCGAAATAATAGCGTCAAATTGGCTGCCGCGCGTCGTGCCACCCAGTTCGATTTCGGTCGTACTACCGTCTTTTAACGTCAGTCGCCCGACAGTGAGTACTCCTGCTCCGTTATCTAAGTTATACAGTCCACCGTAGCTGGCCATGACAGATCCAGGCGCACCGTTGCCCGGCGTCAAGTTCCCGAGGCCGTTGACCGTCACGGTGCCACCGATGGCGCCGCTTCCCGCCAGTGTTCCGCCGATATTGACAGTCACCGTGCCAGAAATTGAGCCGGCGACGATCAGCACGCCCGCGTTGATAGTCGTGCCACCGGTATAAGTACTGGCGCTGCTAAGCCGAAGCGTGCCAGCGCCCGATTTGGTGACGGACATCGAACCGGAGAATGGGTTGATGATTCGGGCTCCAACATCCAGATCGATTCCCGAGGAGGTAAATCCCTGCTCTACGTTGAAGGCGCAAGTGGTGGTCGACAAGGCGGTGATTGTGCCGGCCAAAGCGGCCGAACCACCGCTAGCAATGTGGGCGGTCGTATCAGAAGCATGTGAGTTAATATTTACAGTGGTATTGTTCAGCAATATTCCGCCTGGAGATGTCGCGTCCGACTGCAGGGTTAGCGTGGCGCCCGTTATGTCTAGACTCGTGGCAATCGCTAAACCGCCTTGAACAACATTGGTGCCGCCGGTGATCGTTGCTTCTGCAATGGAAACCTGTGAGTTAGCGCTGATTGTATTTGTGCCCGCTGTCCAGGAAACGGTTGCCAGCGATAAGCTGCCGCCGGCGCCAGTAACAAACGTGCCGCCTTCGTTTTGCAAGGAAGTGAAACTGTCGCTCTGCCCGTTTAAATCTACCGTCCCACTTGTTAAGCGAATGGTGATTAATCCCATTTGTGACGGTCGCAGCCAGCGGAGCGTGCCGCCGTTTACCAGCACATCGACCGGGGTGCTATCGCCGAGAATTGCATAGCCGCTAAACTTATTGAGCTCCAGAGTTCCCGATTGAATTGTGGTCAAGCCAGCATAGGAATTTCCATCACCAGCAAATTGCAGAGTGCCGGAGCCAGTTTTGACAAGTTCGGTGGTGGAAGTACCCGCGATGGGCGCTTCGAGGATTGTTTTGTCGCCGACGCCGCCAATCACTCTGATTTCACGCGTCTTATAGTCCCCCGCGGCGCCGTTATCCAAATTCAGCGGATTTTTCCAATCGACAACGCTGTCGGATTTCGTAGAGCCGAAAACTAACGACTGTCCGTCGCGAATAAAAAAGGCGCTGTCGCCCGAAGTGCCGCCCCAAGTGAGCGTTTCGGCGGTGCTGCCGCCGCCGATCTGCACGTTCAATTGTCCATGGATGGCCGAAAATCCTCCCTCGCCCAGGTCCGTGTCGCTTTGTGCCCAATTGACCTTTCCGGCGCCGGTTCCCAGCCCACGCGTGAATGTCGTCGTGCCGCTGCTGGAACTGTCGACTTCGAACACGCCGCCGCGAAAGCGAATGGTATTATTCCCGCCGAAATTCCCCGTCGCGCCGTCCGTTCTGGCGCGCAAAGTCCCAGCCACAATGTTGATATCTTGGCGATTGGTGAAAGCCACCTGGTTGGAGCTGGCCGTTAATGCCACGAAACCACCGCCGGAGATAGTAATGCTTTGATCGGTGCCGGATAGCTTCGAGGAAATGGAGAGTGTGGTTGCTGGATTGGTAACGAAAACATTCCGCGGACCGCCGCCACCCAGTTCTCCCACGTCGATGGAGTAATCGGTCGATCCGACCAATAAGAGACCCGTTGTTTCTAACGTGCCGCTTCCCGATAGTGATTGGCCTGCGGCGCTGGGACTGATTTTTAGTGTGTTGTAGCTTACGGCGCCAGTAATCGTCGCATTTCCAACGAGATTTGAATTTTGCGTGGCGGCGGTGGTCAACCCTCCGCTCACGTTGGTCGTCGCTACCGCAACAATGCCCCGACTGCTGTTGAACCCCGCAAACGATTGGCCATTATAAAGTGCCCACCCCACATTGCCTGGATCGCCCGTGGCCGGGTCGTCTGAGATCACTCCATTCGTCAAATACGGTGCATTGGTGAAGCGTATCCACGGATCAATCGCCGCAGTCCCGCCGAGTACCCCCGCTCCCGAAGTCGTAAAGTTAATCGTCGCCCGATGGTTATGATACAAAGCATTAAACCGCAGCGTCGATCCGGTGGCTCCGCTGGGTGTGTCAACATTGATTCCGGCATTTCCTGAATCAATGAGCAGCATTCCTTCCGTCGCACTCGATCCGCTGCTCAGTGCATAGGTGCCGCCCGAGGCATTGGCGATCAAATTGATCGTCGCACTGCCGTTCAAGAAAATATTATGGGCTCCCACGCTGTATCGGCTCGTCTTCTTAACCGCCCCGTTGTCCAACACCAGGCTGCCCGTTCCATTCAAAATCAAATCTCGTACGTTGCTTGCCGTCGATTGACCGGTCAACTGCACCGTGGCGCCCGAGTTGATTGTGACATCGGGCTCGGAATTGGTTTTGCCGATAATGGAAGGGCCATTGAAAACATGCGTCCCCACGCCGCCCACGACAATCTTGCCGATGGACTCGTCGCCGCCCACGGTCAGCGTATTGGTTCCGGTGAACGTCCAACCGCCACCCTGGTCGTTGTTGGCAATCGTCAACGAGTAAATCGATCGCGACGAATCTAAATTCGACGTCGTACTAATATACATCCGAGACGGTACAAATCCGACTAACGAAGATGCGTCTGGCGCCTGATTCGAGAGCCAGTTGCCTCCCTCCGACCAATTGTTGTTGCCGCTGGAGCGAGTCCAGTTCGAGGCGGTCCGAACCGACCCGGTGAGAAAATAGGAGCCAATGTCGAAGTAACCCGTGTGCAAGGGATCGCCGGCGCTAAAAACTTTCGCGTAATAATTCCCCGGCGCAAGATTCATCTCAATCGTTTCATTCAAGTTGCCTGTCACCGCAGAGGCAACCATATTTCCCGAGGAATCGAAAATTTGCAGCGAACTATCGAGCGTAGCGCCGGGATCAGCCACCCCCGGCGTAATTCGTTCGCCCCCCGCATTGACCCGAAGGTTCACCGTCGACAGGTTGAAAGCTCTAAACGAAAAGAAATCGACGCTATAGGTGCCGATCCCCAAGCCGTTAAAGTGGTAGTTGATGTCGCCTTTGGCGTTGTTGTAGTTGACGGTGGTTCCAGAAAGAGGCAACGCCGTCGGGCTAGAAGAATCGTGGCTGATGCCGTCGTCCACCACAGCAATTCCGGGATTCACGGTAGTATCCAAAAGTGCTGCGATATCGTTCTGTGCCTTCGGCGGCCCGTAACTGTTCGGTTTGTTCGGATCTGGATTATTTGGATTTGAATCGGCGATGCCATTTTTCCACAGGCCTCGAGCGGTATTGTTTAGGTTGGCGCCGCCCATGATGGGCGCTCGGTCCGCATCCCCAGGGTCGTATTCAGAAACTAGATTGTTCCCGTTGTAAATGCTTTGGTGTTGTAGACCCAATCCATGCCCATTTTCATGCGCAGCGCCTTCTCCAATAAATTGCATGTTGTTGGGCAATTGCCCGGCAAATACAAAATTTGTGTGTTCACCCTGAGTCGTCAAGCTGCTTGTCACGCCGATATACGAAACGCCGCCAGAACCCGCATCCCAACTCCCATTGCCACCGATCACCGTGTGCATAAACCGAACAACACTGTCGTAATACGTCTGCCGCGACAAATCATTCCCGGCCTGGCCGGCGGCAACCGCCGGATCAACGGTCGTCACGTTGATATTGAATTCGGAATACTTTTCCGCCACTCGGGCCCAGATTTCCTTGATGTTGTTGAGTTCCTGGGTACTAAAGCTCGAAGGATTTCCATCAATGTCATACGTGGGTGTTACGCCCGGCGTTAATGTTGGTGAGGAATTGCCCCAGTTGCCGGCGAAGCTGAATCCGCCGAAATCAAGATAAATTGTGTAATTCGCTCCTGGTCGGCTGTTTAGCGCCAGCGGCACGTTGACATCTCCCTGTGAAGCGGCGGCAGAAAGGAATGATGCGGCCCCCAAACTAAGCGCCAGGAACCGCCTGCGCGGCTTCCTCTGTCGGTTTGGAAGCAACCAACCCAGCATGCAGCTAATCCTCAAAAACGAGATACCGCAGGATAAGAGCGAATTGCTTAACCGAGCGCCTTGCCGTGGAAGTTTTGCCAGCGATCCGTCGCCTGCCTACACCATTCAGCACCGCCAATCTAACCACACGTCCGAGGGAGGTCAAGCAAAAACTTGGTGTTCGCTGCTGTCCCCAGGCTCCCATACGTGACACACCGCCAAACAGTGATCTAATCGCGCACCGAAATGCCATCGGCCATATCTTCGCTGGCCCAAAAAGTAGCTTGCAGGCGGCAGAGAAATATATAAAAATGATAAATCATGTACATATGGACAGTAAGGCCCTCATGCCCAATAAAAATTGACGACCAGCATGTTTGCGTGCCCATCCACGGAGCAGATGAGCAGTTCCACCCATGCGCACTCTGCGCCCAGTGGAAATGTTTGCTCCGTGGATGGTGTTCCACTGTGGCGCGGACGCCGTACGCCGGGCACAGCGGACTGCACAAGACTGACTCGACAACACGGACGACAACGCTCATTGAACGAGCCGCCAGTTTATGACACTCAGATTGATCAGATTTACGCCTCGACTGCCGCCAACAATCACTTAAAATGAATCTTCGCGGACCGAAATCTGCCGAATTGTGTCGCACCCTCGCTCGTGAAAACTGCGACGGTTGGCCGCGGCGGCCAACCGTCGGGGCTGACGAAATTGGGCGGTTTTGTCCGGGAAATAAAAATCAGCGACAAAATTTCCGTCCGCGACAATAGTCCGGCTTTCGACCGAACTGAAATCGATTCAATCCGTACCCAAGTTTGCCGGTTCTATTACGCCCTGGCATGTCATCGGCGCAAAAATCGGCATATCCGGAACCCAGGGTCCGCTTCCGACGCTATCGAGGTTACCGGCGGCATGTTAGAATGGGTTACAGTTAGGCAAGGTTACGCTTGTATTGGTTTGTCGGATCAAACTTCTCCCGTTGACCCTTCCTGCCGCGAAGGGGCTGGCATCGCCAATTTACGCCGATACAGCAAAAAACAAATTCACGCATGTGAGGAATGTGTTCATGTCTAAAATGTCACACCAAATTAACTTCGGGTTGGTGGTCGGGGTCGGATTGGCACTTTCTGGTCTTGGGATAAGTGCGTCTTACGCACAAACCACTCCGCCTACCGGTGGGACTGCCGCCGCACCGTCGACCACCGGCACTCCTTCAGTAGATGCTGGTCAGGCCACTACGAATCCCTCGGAATTCTTGATTGGCAATGCCGTTTCCGATGCCAGTAGTCCCCAGTACCAAGATGTAGCCGACGCCATCACCCGATTTCGTAATAACGATGTTTCCGGTGCGCGGGAACTTTTAGCCCGAGCCCGGCAGAACAATCAAAAACTTCCGCCGGTCGAAATTATGATGGCTCGCTTGTGGGCGGTGTCGAACCAACTCAATAATTTTCACGTCGAATTGGAAAAGGCCGTGATGACTTATCCGGACGATCCGGATGCTTATTTGTACTTGGCGGAACTGGCTTTGGCAGAACACCGCGTTACCGACGCAGAATCCGATTTAATGCGAGCCAAAGATCTGATTGCCAAATACCAGGCCAATCAAAAGCGTAAGCGGAATTTCGATATTCGATACAACGCCTCTATGGCGGCCGTTGCCGAAGAGCGCACACAATGGTCGGAAGCCATGCCTCACTTGGAAGCGTGGCTTAAATTAGATCCCGACAATGCCGCGGCCCACGCGCGCATGGGGCGCGCCCTGTTTCAAATGGGTCGGCCCACCGACGCTTATAACGAATATGACGCAGCTCTGAAAATCGATCCCAAATCGATCAATCCGTACATCGCGTTGGCCGGGTTGTACGAACAAACCAAGGATCGGACCAACGCCGCGAAGTCAATTTCCTACGCAGTGCAGAAAAATCCCAAAGATTTGAACGTGCATTTGCAGGCGGCTCGTTGGGGTTTGGCCACCAACCAGCTGAATGAAGCGCAAAAATACGCTGACGACGCGCTGAAAATTGATCCCGACTCGCTGGAGGGCAAAATTCTGCGCGGCATTGTTGCACGCATGACCGGCGACATGAAAACGGCCGAAACCCGCTTGCAAGCAGCCGTGGTTCAAGCACCAGCCAATATCGATGCCAGCAATCAATTGGCATTGGTCCTCATTGAATCACCCGACAAAGATAAACGTGATCGCGCAGCACAAATCGCTGAATACAATCTGCGCGCCACCACGCAAAACGGCCGGACCAACCCGGAAGTGGCTGCCACCTATGCCTGGGTGCTGTACAAGCTAGGCAAAACTGCGGAAGCCGGGCAGATTTTGGCCCAAATTCAACAGGCGGGTAATATCAGTCCAGACACCGCGTTTTACATCGCCAAAATCTTAGAAGATCAAGATAAAATCGACGGCGCCATTTACGTCTGTGAAAAGGCACTCGAGAGTCCGGTCCCCTTTGCTCAACGGCAAGCGACTGCCGATTTGCTCGACAAATTGAAGAAGAAAAAGGACGCAAAAGATAAGGGCGGCAGTCCCGCTCCGACCAGCGACAAAAAGTAATAAGTCGTCTGGAGCGGCGATGACCTCCCAGGCAAAGTGTTAAACTTTGCCGACTGTACCTATTCCAGCGCGCATAAAAAGATCATGGCAGGCCGATCCATCGTCTTGCCATGATCTTTATCCTGAAGCGGATCAGCCTAGCTAGCTTCTGCTGTTCCGTCCTCCCGACATAGTCGTATTGCACTTATCGGCCGGGTAGCTCGGTAAGCATGAGCACGTTCGGCCGAATTTACTCACCGCAAACAGCATGCGGAATTCGCGGCGCATACGGGTGTTGCCGCATTCGGCAGCGACGAAATTAATTAGTTTTCCGGTTGTGGCACTGGTTCGGAAGAAACGGGTGGCTTTCCCTCCACTGCGTGCAAAATAGTTGCGGCCGGAGGCGCTGCCAGGGTAGGTTCCTTTTTTAATGTTGAACTGTCATTCGACGCCGCTTCACCTCGTAGCTTGTCACTGTTTTCCAGTGCGTTTCCGCTGTTCTCTGGAGGCGAACCGATGCCGCGCTGCCAGTGATTATTGTGTCGGCGATCGCTAACCAAAACCGGTTCATAGCCAATGCGGCTGCTGACGTTGCGACTGGAATTGCTGTCGTCTGTTTGCCCATTGCTAGCAACACTGTTTTTCTGCGAACCGCTGTTCACAAGGCTCGAAGCGTCTTGAGAACCAGCGCGATTAGAGTTTGTGTTTTGTGCGTGGCCGTTTGCGGCGTGATTGTTGAAACGCCTAAATCCGCCCGGTATTTGCTGTGTGGGCATCATGGCCGGAACCGGGGGCCATGTTTTCAAAGGCATTCCTTCAGCATTCGGGTTCCAACCGCCATGGGTCACTCCGCCGTACACGCAAAACGGCACTTGCATTGGCGGGAAGCCGACATTTTGACCGTTATCGAAGTTCGTAAACATTTCGACGGCCTGGGCGCGCAGTATGATGCACGTCAAAATCAGCGTCGATAGCGACAGCACTCGATACATAATGCAACCTCGGAAAGCGGGACTAGGCGAGAGGGAAAGTTGGAAAGCCGAATTCGAAGGACAAAAATCGCCGGAGTGGGTCAGACCCAAGCCATGGACAATTCTGACCTCCGAATTGCGACTTTCAACTTATTTCCGCCCCACACTGAAACCCAAAGTGAGTGGAAACCTAATCCACATAG is from Pirellulales bacterium and encodes:
- a CDS encoding response regulator; the encoded protein is MPQQISTLLVEDDLGQAELIQHWLANEFPGSTVHHVETLANALQCSAHQNFDVLLLDLDLSDSQEHNTIRSVYRLAAQVPIVALVGQDNEMLAIEALEEGVHYYLIKNHLTADKLARVIRHAIKRQRKDVANQYDSTEIQANQQLREENEQLARANQNARQFVDNVSHDFRTPLTVIKEFVAIMRDGLVGQVNAQQQEYLDTISGRVDDLTTMIDDLLDASKLEGSMLSSWRREAAFSEMVAQAARMLQRKAALKNIRLEIEIPSDLPNVFCDGEKICRVLTNLTGNSIKFSPEGKTVRIGARHLADQAEVLVQIADEGPGISLENQARIFQRFQQCEETSLENNQGCGLGLSIAHELVRMNFGNLTVASELGRGSTFSFTLPVADVQQIMNRLLRQLRQSKGGTSWLSTFAVRLKSHAKVDASTIVDEFLQHTLRSSDLVLSTTKCAWLVLAGCPGNDLDALIHRLQANWQQQSRACPGRQLPELYFEKGPIYEVAEQDIDLVPRLMEQYRRLQQSRFAATKLLLVDDDRDIVRGLSVRLRATGYEVTTAHDGASGYEAALKTRPDAMILDMRMPGMNGLAVLSQLRQRPETRDIPVIVLSASLRDQQLALEMGARYFLDKPCDPQTLLTALHSVAAPPVA
- a CDS encoding response regulator — its product is MKDPTSQKLICIVDDDRQLVHALSLRCRQIGLRVGQAYDSVTALLQIHTHLPDFICLDVNLPGGSGLSLCEMLCSDDRTARIPKIVLTGRSDHDTIRRCHMMCAYYVEKSTDVWDRMGPLLHELLGEEPPGKL
- a CDS encoding YqgE/AlgH family protein, with translation MSSLQGHLLVASPKLGDPNFFRSVVLLVRHNEEGALGVVLNRPSDTLLKEVWSKVSETPCETTAVIHHGGPCAGPLMAIHTSEFCAESEVLPHLYFAADKDKLEQLVLQPTEVARFYAGYAGWQAGQLEAEMQEEAWFHTPAKKKHAFWPQDDLWEEVCRVLSATTRIAGIKLKHQPPDPSLN
- a CDS encoding autotransporter-associated beta strand repeat-containing protein, with translation MPLALNSRPGANYTIYLDFGGFSFAGNWGNSSPTLTPGVTPTYDIDGNPSSFSTQELNNIKEIWARVAEKYSEFNINVTTVDPAVAAGQAGNDLSRQTYYDSVVRFMHTVIGGNGSWDAGSGGVSYIGVTSSLTTQGEHTNFVFAGQLPNNMQFIGEGAAHENGHGLGLQHQSIYNGNNLVSEYDPGDADRAPIMGGANLNNTARGLWKNGIADSNPNNPDPNKPNSYGPPKAQNDIAALLDTTVNPGIAVVDDGISHDSSSPTALPLSGTTVNYNNAKGDINYHFNGLGIGTYSVDFFSFRAFNLSTVNLRVNAGGERITPGVADPGATLDSSLQIFDSSGNMVASAVTGNLNETIEMNLAPGNYYAKVFSAGDPLHTGYFDIGSYFLTGSVRTASNWTRSSGNNNWSEGGNWLSNQAPDASSLVGFVPSRMYISTTSNLDSSRSIYSLTIANNDQGGGWTFTGTNTLTVGGDESIGKIVVGGVGTHVFNGPSIIGKTNSEPDVTINSGATVQLTGQSTASNVRDLILNGTGSLVLDNGAVKKTSRYSVGAHNIFLNGSATINLIANASGGTYALSSGSSATEGMLLIDSGNAGINVDTPSGATGSTLRFNALYHNHRATINFTTSGAGVLGGTAAIDPWIRFTNAPYLTNGVISDDPATGDPGNVGWALYNGQSFAGFNSSRGIVAVATTNVSGGLTTAATQNSNLVGNATITGAVSYNTLKISPSAAGQSLSGSGTLETTGLLLVGSTDYSIDVGELGGGGPRNVFVTNPATTLSISSKLSGTDQSITISGGGFVALTASSNQVAFTNRQDINIVAGTLRARTDGATGNFGGNNTIRFRGGVFEVDSSSSGTTTFTRGLGTGAGKVNWAQSDTDLGEGGFSAIHGQLNVQIGGGSTAETLTWGGTSGDSAFFIRDGQSLVFGSTKSDSVVDWKNPLNLDNGAAGDYKTREIRVIGGVGDKTILEAPIAGTSTTELVKTGSGTLQFAGDGNSYAGLTTIQSGTLELNKFSGYAILGDSTPVDVLVNGGTLRWLRPSQMGLITIRLTSGTVDLNGQSDSFTSLQNEGGTFVTGAGGSLSLATVSWTAGTNTISANSQVSIAEATITGGTNVVQGGLAIATSLDITGATLTLQSDATSPGGILLNNTTVNINSHASDTTAHIASGGSAALAGTITALSTTTCAFNVEQGFTSSGIDLDVGARIINPFSGSMSVTKSGAGTLRLSSASTYTGGTTINAGVLIVAGSISGTVTVNIGGTLAGSGAIGGTVTVNGLGNLTPGNGAPGSVMASYGGLYNLDNGAGVLTVGRLTLKDGSTTEIELGGTTRGSQFDAIISTGSIKPTLAGTLDVSLFNHFLPKPGDVFDILDWNGAGVTGSFSSIQLALDGHIAWNTSQLYTTGALSVLATYYAGDFNRDNHVDAADILAEEKALTDLSGYESQYGVLAANVPLIGDINGDGKFNNLDLQAFLNLLQSGGGSAEPVPEPVSAELMLLGACALIGFRRFVKAVGH
- a CDS encoding tetratricopeptide repeat protein; the encoded protein is MSKMSHQINFGLVVGVGLALSGLGISASYAQTTPPTGGTAAAPSTTGTPSVDAGQATTNPSEFLIGNAVSDASSPQYQDVADAITRFRNNDVSGARELLARARQNNQKLPPVEIMMARLWAVSNQLNNFHVELEKAVMTYPDDPDAYLYLAELALAEHRVTDAESDLMRAKDLIAKYQANQKRKRNFDIRYNASMAAVAEERTQWSEAMPHLEAWLKLDPDNAAAHARMGRALFQMGRPTDAYNEYDAALKIDPKSINPYIALAGLYEQTKDRTNAAKSISYAVQKNPKDLNVHLQAARWGLATNQLNEAQKYADDALKIDPDSLEGKILRGIVARMTGDMKTAETRLQAAVVQAPANIDASNQLALVLIESPDKDKRDRAAQIAEYNLRATTQNGRTNPEVAATYAWVLYKLGKTAEAGQILAQIQQAGNISPDTAFYIAKILEDQDKIDGAIYVCEKALESPVPFAQRQATADLLDKLKKKKDAKDKGGSPAPTSDKK